In one window of Posidoniimonas corsicana DNA:
- a CDS encoding TolC family protein has translation MHRHTRAFWSLILCGATLAAGCRPTQPFYFMEDGDLSHYLDVATDIEYPDVEEPSLDEVTGALPPLTLKNTDQYEMWDLTLEEATRITLCNSQVMRQIGGAAIVGAQVAQNTPESISRTLVSSVAVTTTYDPALRETTTGSSFASAFSGTGVEAALSEFDAQLDMTTSWQKNDRPQNLGGVAAIFQSPIFQQDLGTSQTQISKLAADGTQFAIRNNSTYNTNSNFIAQTAQPSIWETNFEAFFSRPLLQGAGAQYNRIAGPHTSDQYAANITNAFDGVVLARINTDQTLADFEGGVRNLMRDVEQSYWQLYFTYRDLEARKMGRDSALETWKKVSALYKEGAEGGSADREAQSRAQYFQFKAAVEQGLTDLYRSEARLRYVMGLSMSDGRLIRPADEPTTAQVSFDWSSIHGESQVRRVEIRKQKWEIKKRELELIAARNHLLPRLDAFGTYRWLGAGDNLIGSGNAPAPFANGSNAFNTLTGGDFQEWEVGARFSLPIGFRRQLSTVRHHQLALARDRAILQDLELEISHQLGDSVRDVDLNYQLTQTNFNRRVAAEREVEAVQAVFDAGRITLDLLLDAQRRRAEAESAYYRSLTDYNLSVVEVHYRKGSLLDYNGVYLAEGPWPGKAYFDAMRRARQRDASMYLDYGFTRPNVFSRGPHAQTGADRGSAGGGGVIYEGTPTPAAPVYEGEPVQLPHPAMGAQTEVDDQLRHVNYEAGQAAAPRVLPGVEQAGGATSFPGGYERQADYTTPQAAANAAGW, from the coding sequence ATGCACCGGCACACCCGAGCCTTCTGGTCACTCATCCTGTGCGGCGCCACCTTAGCCGCGGGTTGTCGACCCACCCAGCCGTTCTACTTCATGGAGGACGGCGACCTGTCGCACTACCTGGATGTCGCGACCGATATCGAGTACCCGGACGTAGAAGAGCCGTCGCTCGACGAGGTGACCGGCGCGCTTCCGCCGCTCACGCTCAAGAACACCGACCAGTACGAGATGTGGGACCTCACCCTCGAGGAGGCCACCCGCATCACGCTGTGCAACAGCCAGGTGATGCGGCAGATCGGCGGCGCCGCGATCGTGGGGGCGCAGGTGGCGCAGAACACGCCCGAGTCGATCTCGCGGACGCTGGTCAGCTCGGTCGCGGTGACCACCACCTACGACCCGGCCCTGCGTGAGACCACCACCGGCAGCTCGTTCGCGTCGGCGTTCAGCGGTACCGGCGTCGAGGCGGCCCTGAGCGAGTTCGACGCGCAGCTCGACATGACGACCAGCTGGCAGAAGAACGACCGCCCGCAGAACCTGGGCGGCGTGGCGGCAATCTTCCAGTCGCCGATCTTCCAGCAGGACCTGGGGACATCGCAGACACAGATCTCGAAACTGGCGGCCGACGGCACCCAGTTCGCTATCCGCAACAACTCGACCTACAACACCAACAGCAACTTTATCGCGCAGACCGCTCAGCCGAGCATCTGGGAGACCAACTTCGAGGCGTTCTTCAGCCGGCCTTTGCTGCAGGGCGCCGGCGCCCAGTACAACCGCATCGCCGGCCCGCACACTTCCGATCAGTACGCGGCGAACATCACCAACGCGTTCGACGGCGTGGTGCTCGCCCGCATCAACACCGACCAGACGCTGGCCGACTTTGAGGGCGGCGTCCGCAACCTGATGCGTGACGTGGAGCAGAGCTACTGGCAGCTGTACTTCACCTACCGCGACCTCGAGGCCCGCAAGATGGGCCGCGACTCCGCCCTGGAGACCTGGAAGAAGGTCTCGGCGTTGTACAAGGAGGGCGCCGAGGGGGGCTCGGCCGACCGCGAGGCCCAGTCCCGCGCCCAGTACTTCCAGTTTAAGGCCGCCGTGGAGCAGGGCCTGACCGACCTGTACCGCTCGGAGGCCCGCCTGCGTTACGTGATGGGTCTGTCGATGTCCGACGGACGCCTGATCCGACCGGCCGACGAGCCGACCACCGCGCAGGTGTCGTTCGACTGGAGCAGCATCCACGGCGAGTCGCAGGTCCGCCGGGTCGAGATCCGGAAGCAGAAGTGGGAGATCAAGAAGCGGGAGCTGGAGCTGATCGCCGCCCGCAATCACCTGCTGCCGCGGCTCGACGCGTTCGGCACGTACCGCTGGCTCGGCGCCGGCGACAACCTGATTGGCTCGGGCAACGCCCCGGCGCCGTTCGCCAACGGCAGCAACGCGTTCAACACGCTGACCGGCGGCGACTTCCAGGAGTGGGAGGTCGGCGCCCGGTTCAGCCTGCCGATCGGCTTCCGCCGGCAGCTGTCGACCGTGCGGCACCACCAGCTGGCCCTGGCCCGCGACCGAGCCATCCTGCAGGACCTGGAGCTCGAGATCTCGCACCAGCTGGGCGACTCGGTCCGCGACGTCGACCTGAACTACCAGCTGACGCAGACCAACTTCAACCGCCGCGTGGCGGCGGAGCGTGAGGTCGAGGCCGTACAGGCCGTGTTCGACGCGGGCCGCATCACGCTCGACCTGCTGCTGGACGCGCAGCGGCGGCGGGCCGAGGCCGAGAGCGCCTACTACCGCTCGCTGACCGACTACAACCTGTCGGTGGTCGAGGTGCACTACCGCAAGGGCTCGCTGCTGGACTACAACGGCGTGTACCTGGCCGAGGGCCCCTGGCCCGGCAAGGCGTACTTCGACGCGATGCGTCGGGCCCGCCAGCGTGACGCCTCGATGTACCTGGATTACGGCTTCACCCGGCCGAACGTGTTCAGCCGTGGCCCCCACGCCCAGACCGGCGCCGACCGCGGGTCGGCGGGCGGCGGCGGCGTGATCTACGAGGGGACCCCGACGCCGGCCGCCCCCGTGTACGAGGGCGAGCCGGTCCAGCTGCCGCACCCGGCCATGGGCGCCCAGACTGAGGTCGACGACCAGCTTCGCCATGTAAACTATGAAGCCGGCCAGGCCGCGGCGCCACGCGTGCTGCCCGGCGTCGAGCAGGCGGGCGGTGCAACGTCCTTCCCCGGCGGTTATGAACGTCAAGCGGATTACACGACTCCTCAAGCTGCTGCAAACGCTGCAGGCTGGTGA
- a CDS encoding helix-turn-helix transcriptional regulator, giving the protein MNVKRITRLLKLLQTLQAGDGQNAAGLAAGCGVSRRTVFRDLQSLKTAGVPVEFDQDSGRYSLVGASFLPPTNFTAEEALALICLTEQAAAAEMPAFLEPAAVAARKLLASMPDELRERFQQVTRTIHLRPTARNPLTDKKSVYQQLVDAQAARRTVRIDYGSLTEWETIHTELRPYELLFDRRSWYVVGRSSLHKEVRTFNLSRIDSLTPTGETFRRPKSFSLRRYLGNAWRLIPDSGPDSQVHVRFEPLVAHNVAEVLWHKTQRCEWRDDGRLDFHATVSGLGEVSWWVLGYGDQAEVIGPPALRKLVAQRATNMVGVYGRARPPAC; this is encoded by the coding sequence ATGAACGTCAAGCGGATTACACGACTCCTCAAGCTGCTGCAAACGCTGCAGGCTGGTGACGGGCAGAACGCCGCCGGCCTGGCGGCCGGTTGTGGCGTTAGCCGACGCACCGTGTTCCGGGACCTGCAGTCGCTGAAGACCGCCGGCGTGCCGGTGGAGTTTGACCAGGACTCCGGCCGCTACTCGCTGGTCGGCGCCAGTTTCTTGCCGCCGACCAACTTCACGGCCGAGGAGGCGCTCGCCCTGATCTGCCTGACAGAGCAGGCGGCCGCCGCCGAGATGCCGGCGTTCCTCGAGCCGGCCGCGGTCGCGGCGAGGAAGCTGCTGGCGTCGATGCCGGACGAGCTTCGTGAGCGATTCCAGCAGGTCACGCGGACCATCCACCTCCGGCCCACGGCCCGCAACCCGCTGACCGATAAGAAGTCGGTGTATCAGCAGCTGGTCGACGCGCAGGCCGCGCGGCGGACAGTGCGCATCGACTACGGCAGCCTCACCGAGTGGGAGACCATCCACACCGAGCTGCGGCCCTACGAGCTGCTCTTCGACCGCCGCAGCTGGTACGTGGTGGGGCGGTCCTCGCTGCACAAAGAGGTCCGCACCTTCAACCTCTCGAGGATCGACTCACTAACGCCAACCGGCGAGACCTTCCGGCGGCCCAAGAGCTTCAGCCTGCGGCGGTACCTCGGCAACGCCTGGCGGCTGATCCCTGATTCGGGGCCCGACAGCCAGGTGCACGTGCGGTTCGAGCCGCTCGTCGCGCACAATGTCGCGGAGGTGTTGTGGCACAAGACGCAGCGTTGCGAGTGGCGGGACGATGGCCGGCTGGACTTTCACGCGACGGTCTCGGGGCTGGGCGAGGTGAGCTGGTGGGTGCTCGGCTACGGCGATCAGGCCGAGGTGATCGGGCCGCCCGCGCTGCGCAAGCTGGTGGCTCAGCGGGCGACGAACATGGTAGGTGTCTACGGCCGCGCGAGACCGCCCGCCTGCTAG
- the tmk gene encoding dTMP kinase, with amino-acid sequence MFFTFDGLDGVGKTTQIRLFCDWLRGRGLTVCECRDPGSTPLGDRVREIVLHAPDDTPICARSEMLLYMAARAQLVEQVIRPALARGEVVVSDRYLLANVVYQGHAGGLAVDAVRAVGEVATDGLTPDATFLLDLDPAIADERMQRERDRMERRGDDYRRRVREGFLAEGAANADRIHVIDAGRSVEEVGKQIRTLAERLL; translated from the coding sequence ATGTTCTTCACCTTTGACGGCCTCGACGGCGTTGGCAAGACAACCCAGATCCGTCTGTTCTGCGACTGGCTGCGGGGCAGGGGACTGACCGTCTGCGAGTGCCGCGACCCAGGCAGCACGCCGCTGGGCGACCGCGTGCGGGAGATCGTGCTGCACGCCCCCGACGACACGCCCATCTGCGCCCGCAGCGAGATGCTGCTGTACATGGCCGCCCGGGCGCAGCTGGTCGAGCAGGTCATCCGCCCGGCGTTGGCCCGCGGCGAGGTGGTGGTGTCCGACCGCTACCTGCTGGCCAACGTGGTATACCAGGGCCACGCCGGCGGGCTGGCCGTGGACGCGGTGCGTGCGGTCGGCGAGGTGGCCACCGACGGGCTCACGCCGGACGCCACCTTCCTGCTCGACCTCGACCCCGCCATCGCCGACGAGCGGATGCAGCGCGAGCGCGACCGCATGGAACGCCGCGGCGACGACTACCGGCGCCGGGTCCGCGAGGGGTTCCTGGCGGAAGGCGCGGCCAACGCCGATCGCATCCACGTGATCGACGCCGGGCGGTCGGTTGAGGAGGTCGGCAAGCAGATCCGCACGCTCGCCGAGCGGCTGCTCTAG
- a CDS encoding DUF368 domain-containing protein, with amino-acid sequence MPSPASRLAPSLLGDLKIAARGFCMGAADIVPGVSGGTVALILGIYARLVTAVSRVDRTLLGLLAKRQWSAAADHLDLRFLIALACGIGAGAVGLAGVMHTLLEEHTELTYAAFFGLILASGLLVGRMCRPAGSQQAALCVGLGVAGAAFAFFLVSLAAVTGPPGLGYTFLSGVIGICAMILPGISGSYLLLLLGKYHEITGIIKNLAHLEVSGADVATLATFAVGCLIGLLMFSKLLKWLLVRYYSPTMAVLCGFMIGSLYKVWPFQRGDAPPEASFKERALTMEPIWPQEFGGHEQACVAIAVACLAGVLVVDALARRFEPQHTPSADAAAVR; translated from the coding sequence ATGCCCAGCCCCGCGTCCCGCCTCGCCCCCAGCCTGCTGGGCGACCTCAAGATTGCCGCCCGCGGATTCTGCATGGGGGCAGCGGACATTGTGCCGGGCGTGTCGGGCGGCACGGTGGCGCTGATCTTGGGCATCTACGCCCGCCTGGTCACGGCCGTCAGCCGCGTTGACCGGACCCTGCTGGGTCTGCTGGCCAAGCGGCAGTGGTCGGCGGCCGCCGACCACCTGGACCTGCGGTTCCTGATCGCCCTCGCGTGCGGCATTGGCGCCGGCGCCGTCGGGCTGGCCGGAGTGATGCACACGCTGCTGGAGGAGCACACCGAGCTGACCTACGCGGCGTTCTTCGGGCTGATCCTGGCGTCGGGACTGCTGGTGGGGCGGATGTGCCGTCCGGCCGGTTCGCAGCAGGCGGCGCTGTGCGTCGGACTGGGGGTGGCCGGCGCGGCCTTCGCTTTCTTCTTGGTCAGCCTGGCCGCGGTGACGGGCCCTCCCGGCCTGGGGTACACCTTCCTATCGGGAGTGATCGGCATCTGCGCGATGATCCTGCCCGGCATCAGCGGATCCTACCTGCTGTTGCTGTTGGGCAAGTACCACGAGATCACCGGGATCATCAAGAACCTCGCCCATTTGGAGGTTTCCGGCGCCGACGTCGCGACGCTGGCCACGTTTGCGGTGGGCTGCCTGATCGGCCTGCTGATGTTCAGCAAGCTGTTGAAGTGGCTGCTTGTCCGGTACTACTCGCCCACCATGGCGGTGCTGTGCGGGTTCATGATCGGCTCGCTGTACAAGGTCTGGCCGTTCCAGCGAGGCGACGCGCCGCCAGAGGCCTCGTTCAAAGAGCGAGCGCTCACCATGGAGCCCATCTGGCCACAGGAGTTCGGCGGGCACGAGCAGGCGTGCGTGGCGATCGCCGTGGCGTGCCTCGCCGGCGTGCTGGTGGTCGATGCGCTCGCGCGGCGGTTCGAGCCGCAGCACACCCCATCGGCGGACGCCGCCGCGGTCCGCTAG
- the ispE gene encoding 4-(cytidine 5'-diphospho)-2-C-methyl-D-erythritol kinase yields MQGIRVPRESPAGWLIDAPAKVNVCLDVLPKRPDGFHGIRTLLCPVRLCDTLVVRPGPADTGTIKVSVRALNGSVNAAAVPTDDNNLVSRALRAVFDQVGRKPDCRVTINKRIPAQAGLGGGSSDAAAAIVAANHIWRLGLTDSEMLSVAAQVGSDVPGQLSGRANLCEGRGELVTPAAVPAGLPCVIAKPRAGLSTAEVFRRCSPSAEPAGESATGRVAMLLQALQAGSWRKLPGLVTNQLQAAAMELCDELRRLAAAFSQLPFVAHQMTGSGSAYFGLCRNHHQAKQAAAWLRARQAAWVVATCTT; encoded by the coding sequence ATGCAGGGTATCCGTGTACCCCGCGAGTCCCCCGCCGGCTGGCTCATCGACGCCCCGGCGAAGGTGAACGTCTGCCTAGACGTTCTGCCTAAGCGTCCAGACGGGTTCCACGGCATCCGCACCCTGCTCTGCCCCGTGCGCCTCTGCGACACGCTTGTCGTGCGTCCCGGTCCTGCGGATACGGGAACCATTAAAGTCTCGGTCCGGGCGCTAAACGGTTCAGTCAATGCTGCCGCCGTGCCGACGGACGACAATAACCTGGTTTCCCGCGCGCTGCGGGCGGTGTTCGACCAAGTTGGTCGTAAACCAGACTGCCGGGTGACAATCAACAAACGAATCCCCGCCCAGGCGGGGCTAGGCGGGGGGTCGAGCGACGCCGCCGCTGCCATAGTAGCCGCCAACCACATCTGGCGACTCGGGCTGACCGACTCCGAAATGCTGTCGGTGGCGGCCCAGGTAGGCAGCGATGTGCCCGGGCAGCTATCTGGAAGAGCCAACTTGTGCGAGGGGCGTGGCGAGCTGGTAACGCCTGCCGCCGTGCCCGCGGGTCTGCCGTGCGTGATTGCCAAGCCGCGGGCTGGGTTATCAACGGCCGAAGTGTTCCGACGCTGCTCGCCTTCCGCAGAACCGGCGGGGGAATCGGCGACGGGGCGGGTCGCGATGCTATTGCAGGCGCTGCAGGCGGGGAGCTGGCGCAAGCTACCCGGCCTGGTCACGAATCAACTACAGGCGGCCGCGATGGAGCTCTGCGATGAACTCCGTCGACTCGCCGCGGCGTTTTCCCAACTCCCGTTTGTTGCCCATCAGATGACAGGAAGCGGCTCGGCCTACTTCGGCCTGTGCCGCAACCATCACCAAGCCAAGCAGGCCGCGGCCTGGCTGAGGGCCCGGCAGGCTGCCTGGGTCGTCGCCACATGCACCACGTAG